In a single window of the Flavobacterium sp. W4I14 genome:
- a CDS encoding hypothetical protein (product_source=Hypo-rule applied; superfamily=51126) has translation MRLNIGLVLLILFFGSACRKGERITTDPNAKLNISNKEVLFDTIFTSVGSTTKRIKIVNRNNDAVKVSEIRLSGGNTSAFSININGEQTQSKNDLIINGRDSINLFVKVSINPNSTNLPFLVQDSIILNTNGNKQVIQLLAYGQNAVFVNESTINANTIWTKALPYIINGSLTVKSGGSLTIQPGTKIYFHKDANLNIEGNLVVNGNLTEPVLFCSDRLELIYSDEPGQWKGIFLKRTGNGLIKNAIIKNASVGITSDSLSINNNPKLILSNSIIKNMQVAAYIGYHSELLAFNNVMYNCGNYLIYAVGGGNYNLKQNTFAAYNSNFPRKTASLSFSDYLSANAYNKLQVDLTNNIIWGSLTNELDIQKKTSAIVQFNLWSNLIRSTNSAYSSNGNILNTNPLFINQDLEDFGVSPSSIVRKKGTDLNTDPYFFNYLSQDAKGNARIYPSTLGSYEK, from the coding sequence ATGCGTTTAAATATTGGTTTAGTGCTTTTAATTTTATTCTTTGGTTCAGCTTGTCGGAAAGGGGAGCGTATAACCACAGATCCGAATGCCAAACTAAATATATCTAATAAAGAAGTATTATTTGATACCATTTTTACTTCGGTAGGATCAACTACTAAAAGAATAAAGATCGTTAACCGGAACAATGATGCAGTTAAAGTTTCCGAAATCAGATTATCAGGTGGCAATACTTCGGCTTTTAGCATTAACATTAACGGTGAACAAACACAGAGCAAAAATGATCTCATTATAAACGGTAGGGATTCTATAAACCTTTTTGTCAAAGTTTCGATCAACCCAAATTCAACTAATCTGCCCTTTCTGGTTCAGGATTCTATCATATTAAATACAAATGGGAATAAACAGGTGATTCAACTTTTAGCTTATGGGCAGAATGCTGTATTTGTTAATGAATCGACAATTAATGCCAATACCATCTGGACAAAAGCTTTACCTTATATTATTAATGGATCGTTAACTGTTAAGAGCGGGGGCTCACTAACCATCCAACCTGGAACTAAAATTTATTTCCACAAGGATGCCAATTTAAACATAGAAGGGAACTTAGTGGTTAATGGCAACCTTACCGAACCTGTACTATTTTGTAGCGATAGGCTGGAACTTATATATAGCGATGAGCCCGGACAATGGAAAGGGATTTTCTTAAAACGAACCGGAAATGGGCTTATTAAAAATGCGATCATCAAAAATGCGTCTGTCGGCATTACTTCCGATTCTTTGTCTATTAACAATAACCCCAAATTAATTTTAAGCAATAGTATTATTAAAAATATGCAGGTGGCCGCTTATATTGGGTACCATTCGGAACTGCTTGCATTTAACAATGTGATGTATAACTGCGGGAATTATTTAATATATGCGGTAGGGGGAGGAAATTACAACTTAAAACAGAATACTTTTGCTGCTTATAACTCAAATTTTCCACGTAAAACTGCCTCCCTGAGTTTTTCAGATTATTTATCGGCAAATGCCTATAACAAACTTCAGGTAGATTTAACCAATAATATCATATGGGGGAGTTTAACGAATGAACTGGATATCCAAAAGAAAACGTCTGCAATAGTGCAGTTCAATTTATGGAGCAATTTAATCCGATCTACCAACAGCGCTTACAGCAGCAATGGCAATATTTTAAATACCAACCCTCTTTTCATTAATCAAGATCTAGAAGATTTTGGAGTATCTCCCAGTAGCATCGTCAGAAAAAAGGGAACTGATTTAAACACTGATCCATATTTCTTTAATTACCTTAGCCAGGATGCGAAAGGAAATGCAAGAATTTACCCCTCAACCTTAGGCAGTTACGAGAAATAA
- a CDS encoding ComF family protein (product_source=TIGR00201; cath_funfam=3.30.60.20,3.40.50.2020; cog=COG1040; pfam=PF00156; superfamily=53271,57716; tigrfam=TIGR00201) — MLLVKQWTSDLFGLLFPNLCNACGNSLFRYEQLICLKCLHDLPFTDYHQYADNRVAKQLWGRLPLNAAMAMLYFRKGAKVQNLIHNLKYNGRTDVGVLLGNMLGERLKTGILYQDINMVIPVPLHGKKYKSRGYNQSSFIAEGIAAQMGIHVSEHHLIRNTSTESQTKKSRYNRYENMKDVFQVNSAGDIIGKHILLVDDVITTGATLEACANTLLAIGAAKVSIAALAFAE; from the coding sequence ATGCTTTTGGTTAAACAATGGACTTCTGATTTATTTGGACTGCTATTCCCAAATTTATGCAATGCATGTGGCAATTCTTTGTTTCGCTATGAACAATTGATTTGTTTAAAATGCTTACACGACCTTCCTTTTACAGACTATCACCAATATGCAGACAATAGAGTTGCCAAGCAATTATGGGGCCGCTTACCACTTAATGCTGCAATGGCCATGTTGTATTTTAGAAAAGGAGCGAAAGTTCAAAACTTAATCCACAACTTAAAATACAATGGTAGAACCGATGTTGGGGTACTATTGGGCAATATGCTGGGCGAGCGGCTAAAAACCGGAATTCTTTACCAGGATATCAACATGGTTATCCCAGTTCCTTTGCATGGTAAAAAATATAAAAGCAGAGGGTATAACCAAAGCAGCTTTATTGCAGAAGGAATTGCAGCGCAAATGGGAATCCATGTTAGCGAACATCACCTTATCCGAAATACTTCAACAGAGAGCCAAACTAAAAAAAGCAGATATAACCGTTATGAAAACATGAAAGATGTTTTTCAGGTAAATTCTGCTGGAGATATAATCGGCAAACATATTTTACTGGTTGATGATGTAATTACTACCGGGGCAACGCTTGAAGCCTGCGCCAATACACTCTTAGCTATTGGGGCGGCAAAAGTGAGCATTGCGGCGCTTGCCTTTGCAGAATAA